The Spirochaetota bacterium genome window below encodes:
- the glgA gene encoding glycogen synthase GlgA, producing MNVLFVTAEASPYLKTGGLGDVSEALPLSLASLGMNVRIVTPHYRAFDSYIRNNAVAVRRRIPIAVMLAGEYIAAAAVETIHPSDERITVWSIECPVYFDRPGLYGESGRDYPDNAERFIFFNKACIELIRICAERGEWTPDVVHSNDWHTAVIAFYITKVYSSMRPFDRMGTVFTIHNLAYQGVFSSLDYPLLGADWAHFTDSRMEHFGNINFMKSGIACAHAVTTVSPTYAREILSDDQGFGLAEFIRHHRKKLTGILNGARYETWSPEKDTLIPSQYSARDLSGKIACKKELCSQFGIPYQEGTPVIGIVSRLTMQKGLELVLAAMSDILRRTVVLVVLGVGDIKYEASFSAWRTIRPSRVGVHLAFSDERAHLVEAGSDMFLMPSLFEPCGLNQMYSLRYGTVPIVRFTGGLADTIIDRDSDSKEANGFTFREFTPQALLAAIDRALAVYNDGPSWKKLMMNGMRTSFSWDDAAAQYSKVYAQAKNAAALRKNKKRTAGKPKKNRKQ from the coding sequence CGTCCCCCTATCTCAAGACCGGCGGTCTCGGCGATGTATCCGAGGCGCTCCCCCTTTCGCTCGCTTCGCTCGGCATGAACGTGCGCATCGTTACACCGCATTATCGCGCATTCGATTCATACATCCGCAACAACGCCGTCGCGGTACGAAGGCGCATCCCGATAGCCGTCATGCTCGCCGGGGAGTACATCGCAGCAGCGGCAGTGGAAACGATACATCCCTCCGATGAGCGCATCACGGTCTGGTCCATCGAATGCCCGGTGTATTTCGATCGACCGGGGCTGTACGGCGAGAGCGGACGGGATTACCCCGACAATGCCGAACGTTTCATCTTCTTCAACAAGGCCTGCATAGAGCTTATCCGCATATGCGCCGAACGCGGTGAATGGACGCCCGATGTCGTGCACTCCAATGACTGGCACACGGCGGTGATAGCATTCTACATCACGAAAGTATACTCCTCTATGCGGCCGTTCGATCGCATGGGTACGGTGTTCACGATACACAATCTCGCCTATCAGGGTGTGTTCTCATCGCTCGATTATCCCCTGCTCGGGGCCGACTGGGCACATTTCACCGACAGCAGGATGGAACATTTCGGCAATATCAATTTCATGAAATCGGGCATTGCCTGTGCACATGCGGTGACCACGGTAAGCCCGACCTATGCCCGCGAGATACTTTCCGACGATCAGGGATTCGGTCTCGCGGAATTCATCAGGCATCACCGAAAAAAGCTCACCGGCATCCTGAACGGCGCGCGTTATGAAACATGGTCGCCCGAAAAAGACACGCTTATCCCTTCGCAGTACAGCGCACGGGACCTCTCGGGGAAGATCGCCTGCAAAAAAGAGCTCTGCTCCCAGTTCGGCATCCCGTACCAGGAGGGTACGCCCGTCATCGGCATCGTGAGCCGGCTTACGATGCAAAAGGGCCTTGAGCTCGTGCTTGCCGCAATGAGCGATATACTGCGCCGCACTGTCGTCCTTGTCGTTCTCGGCGTCGGCGATATCAAATACGAAGCTTCGTTCAGCGCCTGGCGCACGATACGCCCCTCACGCGTCGGCGTTCATCTCGCATTCAGCGACGAGCGCGCCCATCTCGTCGAAGCGGGAAGCGATATGTTCCTCATGCCCTCGCTTTTCGAACCCTGCGGCCTCAATCAGATGTATTCCCTGCGCTACGGCACCGTACCGATAGTACGCTTCACCGGCGGGCTTGCCGACACCATTATCGATCGGGACAGTGACAGCAAAGAGGCGAACGGGTTCACCTTCCGTGAGTTCACGCCGCAGGCGCTTCTTGCAGCGATAGACCGCGCACTTGCCGTGTACAACGATGGACCGTCATGGAAAAAGCTCATGATGAACGGCATGCGCACGTCATTCTCGTGGGATGACGCTGCAGCGCAGTATAGCAAGGTCTATGCGCAGGCAAAAAACGCCGCAGCACTTCGTAAAAATAAAAAACGAACGGCAGGAAAGCCGAAGAAAAACCGTAAACAATAA